In Streptomyces sp. TLI_146, the genomic stretch GCGTCCTGCAGGCCCTTGAGGATGGCGCGGTACTGAGCGGGGCAGACCTCGTTGAGGGAGACGAAGTCGGGGTCGCGGAACTTGACCGAGCCGAGGATCGCGTCGACCAGACCGTTGGTGGTGGACCCGAAATTCGACTCGTCACCGGCCACGTTCCAGTGCCAGACCTTGTACGTCGTGGTGCTCGCGACACCCACCGCAGCGCCCGGCTCCTCCGCCACCGCTCCTGCGGGCGCAGCCCCTACCGTGAGACCCACCGCGCCGACGAGCGTGAGCAGGATGGTACGAAGTCTGCGCATGTTTCCCCCACCAGGTTCCGGATTTGCCGGGGAGATTGTCTGCGGGAGTGATCAAGGCGTCAAGGCAGGGCAGTACGACGTCCAGGCGAGGAACTCCGGTGATATCGCGGTGTGGAGACGCACCGTCCGCTGTGATGCCGCCCGCCTCCAAGAACCACACGCTCACTCAGCAGCGGGCGAGCGAGCCGCTCTTCAGCGTGGACTTCTCACTGAACAGCCAGCCTTCGGTGTTCGTGCCCTGGATACGGGCGTAGATCCACTTGTTGCCCTGGGCGTTGGTGACGTAGCAGTGGTAGTAGACCTTCACTCCGGTCTTGAGCACGGTCACGTAGGAGCACACCGCGTACGGCCCGGTGTAGAGATGGGTGGTTTCGGACGCGTAACCGTAGCCGTCGCTGCGGTTCGAGTGGGCCCAGCCGGTGCACGACGTCGAGACCGGGACGGGCTCCTTCACCGTGGGACTGGGCTTGGCCTTCGGTGAGCCGGACGGGTTCGCGGACGGCTTGCCGGCGCTGTTGCCGGGCTTCGGCGTGGGCCCTGTCTCCTGGTCCCCGCCCTTCTTCGAGGGCGTCCCGGACGACGTCTCACCGGGGCCCATGGACGTCAGGTCTCCCGAGGACGGCGGGCCGTCGCTCGTGCCGCCCGTGGCCCCGTCGGCGGGAGTACTCGCCGTGGAGTGCGCTGTGTTCGCCCCGCCGCCGTCCCCGTCTCCCTGCATGTCCACCAAGGCGTACGCGGCTCCGCCGCAGGCGAGGACCGTGGCGGCCGCCGCCGCGACGACGGTCCGGGTGCGGCGGCGCCGCGCGCGGACAACCGTGGTATCGGTGTCGGGACGGTTGCCGTGACCGGCGGGTATGCCCGGCGTCATGCCCTGCTGCGGGTGGGCACCGTAGACGTCGGTCGGCGTGTAGGCGGCGACCGGCTCGGGGGCGGGCGGGGAGAACGGCGTGGCGGGACCGAAGCCCGGCGGAGTGACGGGCTGGACGGGTGCCGGAGCGGGGTCCGCCGTCCTGCCCGCGGCGACCGCCTCCAGCATCTCGCGTGCCTGGCCGGCGTCGGGCCGGTGCAGCGGGTCCTTGGCCATCAGCGCCCGCAGGACCGGGGTGAGCGGTCCGGCGCGCCGGGGCTCCGGCAGCGGTTCGCCGACGATCGCCGCCAGCGTGGACCACACCGACGTACGGCGGAAGGGCGAGGAGCCCTCCACAGCCGCGTAGAGCGTCATGCCGAGCGCCCAGATGTCCGACGCGGCACCCGGTTCCCGGCCCTGTGCGCGCTCCGGCGGCAGATAGTCGAGGGAGCCGACGATCTGCCCGCTCTGGGTCAGCTTGGCCAGGGCCTCCTCGCCGGAGGTATCCATGCTGGCGATACCGAAGTCGGTGAGCACGACCCGGCCGCTGCGCTCCAGCAGTACGTTGCCGGGCTTGACGTCGCGGTGCAGGACCCCGGCCCGGTGTGCCGCGTCGAGCGCGTCCATCAGCTTGGCGCCGATCGCGGCCGCTTCGCGCGGGTCGAGGTGGCCGCGCTCCGCCAGCACGTCGTCGAGGGAGGGTCCGTCGACCAGCTCCATGACGATGACCGGCAGCCCCTGCTCCTCGACCACGTCGTGCACGGTGACGACACCGCTGTGCCGGATACGGGCGGCGGCCTGGGCCTCCCGCTGCATCCGGACGCGCAGATCGGCCAGTTCGGCCGGGGAGGCGTCGGTGTAGGCCCGTACGACCTTGACGGCGACCTCGCGGTTCAGCAGCTGGTCCACCGCCCGGGCGACCACACCCATGCCACCGCGCCCGATCATCGCGGTCACCCGGTATCGCCCGCCCAGAACCACTCCGACCAGCTCCGCGCCGTTCGCCCCCGTCACCTGTCACGCTCCTTCGTCGCCCTGCCCAAGATCCACCGTCTGGCGGGAACCAGCCTAGGGGTAGGCGTGTGGCTGGTTCGAACGGCCCCGCCCTGGGCGCACAGGCGGGTCTCCCCTCCACCGACCTCGGATGCGACCACGCGGTCCGGAGCCAAGGTCCCGCCCCCGTCTCCCCGCGTGTTCGCCCGTCTGCCCCGCTCCGCACGACAGTGGCCCCGAGCTGGGGCAGCGTCGTGAGGAGTGCACGGAAGTCCCCCCGGAAGAGGCTCGCATGGACGAGGTCGCACAGTACGAGCGCTACGCCGGCGGCAGCCCGGAAGCCGAGCGGCTGGTCTTCGAGCGGCTGGCGCGTGAGCTCCTGCGGGTTCAGCTCAAGGTGAAGAAGCGCGGCGGCGCCGCCTCTGTCGACCGGGCCTTCCACGCCAAGGCGGTCCTCGGGGTGGAGAACGCCCGGCTCACGTTCCGCGACGATCTTCCCGAGACCCTGCGGGCGGGTTTCGCCAGGCCCGGAGCCGAATACCCGGTCACGGTCCGGCTGTCCAACGCGAGCGGGGCCCGTCAGCCCGACTTCGCGCCCGATCTGCGCGGGGCGGCACTGCGCGTCGAGGTGGGCCCCGGTGAGACCCACGATCTGCTGATGACGAGCTTCCCGGTCTCCCACGCCCGCGACGCGGTGGAATTCGTCGCCTTTGCCAAGGCCATGGCAGGTGCCGACTCGCGGCTGCGCAAGGGGTACGCCCTGTTCCTCAAGCTGCCGTTGGCGGTCGGCTGGTCGACGGCGGCCCGTATGCGGCGCAACGTCGTCGCGGGAACCAGGCGTACGGTACGCAGCCTGGCTCTGGAGACGTACTGGAGCCGCGGCGCGATCCTGTGGGGCGATCGTGGACCGGTGCGCTATCAGCTGCGGCCCGTCGCGGACGCCCCGGCGGCTCCGGCGGCGTCGCGCACCGATCCCGACTACCTGCGGCGCGAGCTCTCCCAGCGGCTGCGGCAGGCGGACGTCGTCTTCGAGCTGTGCGTGCAGCGTTACGTGGACGCCCGGAGCACCCCCGTCGAGAACGGCGCGGCCGAGTGGACGGAGGAGGCAGCGCCCGTAGTGCCGGTGGCCACGCTGACCATCCCGCGTCAGGACATCCACACCGCCGAAGCCCGCGCCTGCGCGTCGCGGGTCGACCTGCTGGCGTTCAACCCGTGGCACACCTCGGAGGGCTTCCGGCCGCTGGGCAATCTCAACCGGGCCCGCAAGGCCGCCTACGAGGCCAGCAGCGCACACCGCCTGGGCCGGCGCTTCCTGACCGTCGAGCCACGGCGCAACACTCTGCTCGGGGCGCCGCTGCGGGCCTTCTTCCGCACCGTCAACCGCTTCGTCCCGTGGCACCGCTTGCCCACCCCGCTCGGTCTGCTCAACCTCATGGCCTTCCGGCAGACGCTGCGCCGGCACAACCTCATCGACACCGAGGCCCACGAGGCTCCGCCCGAAGCCGAGCCGGTGGACGGTCCGATCGATGAGGAGCTGCTGGTCAGACGCAGTTACGACGGCACGTACAACGATCTGTCGGCCCCGGGGATGGGTGCGGTCGGCGCGACGTTCGGGCGCACCATGCCGCCCGTCCACCGCCCGGACCGGTTCGACACGCCCAATCCGGTGACCGTCAGCAGGGAACTGCTCCAGCGTCACGCGTTCATCCCCGCGACGTCTCTGAACATCATCGCCGCGGCGTGGATCCAGTTCCAGGTGCACGACTGGGTCAAGCACAGGAGGCTTCCGACCGGTGTCAAGAGCGTGGAGGTGCCGCTGCCGCCCGGTGAGACCTGGCAGAACACCCCGGGCGGACCTCGGGAGAAGGTGATGCGCTTCGGTGCGGACGAAGCGGTGAGCGCACCCGGCGGCGAGCAGTCACCGATCGTGTTCGCGAGCGACGTCTCGCACTGGTGGGACGGTTCGGAGATCTACGGCGGTGACGAGAGCGCCGCGAAGTCGCTCCGGGAGCCCGGTGGCGGCGCCGCCCTCCGGCTGGAGGACGGGCACCTGCCGAACGGCTCCAGCAGCGGCCCGCTCACCGGATTCACCGACAACTGGTGGCTCGGCCTCAGCTCCATGCACACCCTGTTCGCCCGCGAGCACAACACCGTGTGCGAAGCCCTGCGACGCGAATACCCGCGGATGGACGAGGACCGGGTCTACCACACGGCCCGGCTGATCGTCTCCGCGCTCATCGCGAAGATCCACACGGTCGAGTGGACCCCCGCGATCCTCGCCACCAAGACGCTCGACATCGGCATGAAGACCAACTGGCAGGGACCGCCGAAGAACTGGCTCGACCAGCTGGGCGTCTGGCTGCTGGAGACGAACGGACGGCAGGGCATCCCCAAGACTCTCCCCGACCACCACGGTGCCCCGTACTCCCTCACGGAGGAGTTCGTCACCGTCTACCGGATGCACCCGCTGATCCCCGACGACTACGAGCTCGTCGACCACCGGGGCGGCCGCCGGATCGACACCCTGGGCTTCACCGACCTCCAGGGCGCGGCCGCCGAGCCCCTCATCCGCAAGACCGGGCTTGTGAACACCCTGTACTCGCTGGGCATCGCCCACCCCGGAGCGATCACCCTGCACAACTTCCCGCGCGCCCTGCAGGCGTTCCAGCGGGACGGGGAGGTGATCGACCTCTCGGTGGTCGACCTGGTGCGCACCCGGCGCCGCGGGGTCCCGCGCTACAACGACTTCCGGGCCGGGCTGCACAAGCCGCGGATCCGGCGGTTCGAGGACCTCTCCTCCGATCCGGAGACGGTCGCACGGCTGCGTGACGTCTACCGCTCGGTGGACGACATCGACACCGTGGTCGGGCTCTTCGCGGAGAATCCGCCCACGGGCTTCGGCTTCAGCGACACGGCCTTCCGGGTGTTCATCCTGATGGCCAGCAGACGGTTGCAGAGCGACCGCTTCCTCACGGTCGACTTCCGGCCGGAGGTCTACACACCCCTCGGCATGGACTGGATCGAACGCAACGGCATGACGAGCGTCATCCTGCGGCACTGCCCCGAGCTGGCGGGCGTCCTGCCGCGCGGGGCCAGTGCCTTCGCGCCCTGGCGCCCGGTCCAGCCGGTCCGCAACGGCAGCGGCCGCGGCTGAGCGGGAGAGGACCATGACCGCATCGGAGAACGCGGGCCACCCCGGCCTGGAGGACCTGCTGTCCCGTCCCCTGTGGCAGACGCTCTTCGAGCGGCGCACCCACCGGGTCAGCAGGGGCGCGTCCGTGCCGGCCGGGTCGATGAGCTACGACTCCCCGCACAAGCCCCAGCCGCTGGGCGAGCTCGAAGAGGCGGTGCTCATCGCCCTCACCGGCTCCTCGGGACTCACCATGCCCGACCGGCCCTTCGAGGACCCCCGCGACCACCAGCCGATCATGGCCAAGCCCAACCTGAACATGACGGGCCGGACCGCGGGCAGCCCC encodes the following:
- a CDS encoding peroxidase family protein, with product MDEVAQYERYAGGSPEAERLVFERLARELLRVQLKVKKRGGAASVDRAFHAKAVLGVENARLTFRDDLPETLRAGFARPGAEYPVTVRLSNASGARQPDFAPDLRGAALRVEVGPGETHDLLMTSFPVSHARDAVEFVAFAKAMAGADSRLRKGYALFLKLPLAVGWSTAARMRRNVVAGTRRTVRSLALETYWSRGAILWGDRGPVRYQLRPVADAPAAPAASRTDPDYLRRELSQRLRQADVVFELCVQRYVDARSTPVENGAAEWTEEAAPVVPVATLTIPRQDIHTAEARACASRVDLLAFNPWHTSEGFRPLGNLNRARKAAYEASSAHRLGRRFLTVEPRRNTLLGAPLRAFFRTVNRFVPWHRLPTPLGLLNLMAFRQTLRRHNLIDTEAHEAPPEAEPVDGPIDEELLVRRSYDGTYNDLSAPGMGAVGATFGRTMPPVHRPDRFDTPNPVTVSRELLQRHAFIPATSLNIIAAAWIQFQVHDWVKHRRLPTGVKSVEVPLPPGETWQNTPGGPREKVMRFGADEAVSAPGGEQSPIVFASDVSHWWDGSEIYGGDESAAKSLREPGGGAALRLEDGHLPNGSSSGPLTGFTDNWWLGLSSMHTLFAREHNTVCEALRREYPRMDEDRVYHTARLIVSALIAKIHTVEWTPAILATKTLDIGMKTNWQGPPKNWLDQLGVWLLETNGRQGIPKTLPDHHGAPYSLTEEFVTVYRMHPLIPDDYELVDHRGGRRIDTLGFTDLQGAAAEPLIRKTGLVNTLYSLGIAHPGAITLHNFPRALQAFQRDGEVIDLSVVDLVRTRRRGVPRYNDFRAGLHKPRIRRFEDLSSDPETVARLRDVYRSVDDIDTVVGLFAENPPTGFGFSDTAFRVFILMASRRLQSDRFLTVDFRPEVYTPLGMDWIERNGMTSVILRHCPELAGVLPRGASAFAPWRPVQPVRNGSGRG
- a CDS encoding serine/threonine-protein kinase; translated protein: MTGANGAELVGVVLGGRYRVTAMIGRGGMGVVARAVDQLLNREVAVKVVRAYTDASPAELADLRVRMQREAQAAARIRHSGVVTVHDVVEEQGLPVIVMELVDGPSLDDVLAERGHLDPREAAAIGAKLMDALDAAHRAGVLHRDVKPGNVLLERSGRVVLTDFGIASMDTSGEEALAKLTQSGQIVGSLDYLPPERAQGREPGAASDIWALGMTLYAAVEGSSPFRRTSVWSTLAAIVGEPLPEPRRAGPLTPVLRALMAKDPLHRPDAGQAREMLEAVAAGRTADPAPAPVQPVTPPGFGPATPFSPPAPEPVAAYTPTDVYGAHPQQGMTPGIPAGHGNRPDTDTTVVRARRRRTRTVVAAAAATVLACGGAAYALVDMQGDGDGGGANTAHSTASTPADGATGGTSDGPPSSGDLTSMGPGETSSGTPSKKGGDQETGPTPKPGNSAGKPSANPSGSPKAKPSPTVKEPVPVSTSCTGWAHSNRSDGYGYASETTHLYTGPYAVCSYVTVLKTGVKVYYHCYVTNAQGNKWIYARIQGTNTEGWLFSEKSTLKSGSLARC